The following proteins come from a genomic window of Methylorubrum populi:
- a CDS encoding ROK family protein, with protein sequence MASERLRIGIDLGGTKIAGIALDAEGATRAEVRVPTPRGDYAGTLDAIAGLVAALERQAGTREASVGVGMPGAVSRATGLIKNANSVWLNGRPFAEDLAARLGRPVRVENDANCLAVSEAVDGAGAGETLVWAIILGTGVGSGIALRGQALTGRNAIAGEWGHNPLPSTRDDERPGPACYCGRHGCIETWLSGPGLAADFLRCTGEAASGEAIVALSRAGDAAATAAMARHRDRLGRGIAHVVNILDPDVIVLGGGLSRVEGLAASLPEAIAPHVFSDAFDTPVRASRHGDASGVRGAAWLWGTT encoded by the coding sequence TTGGCTTCCGAGCGGTTGCGGATCGGGATCGATCTCGGCGGCACCAAGATCGCCGGGATCGCCCTCGACGCCGAGGGGGCGACGCGCGCGGAAGTCCGCGTGCCGACCCCGCGGGGCGACTATGCCGGAACCCTCGACGCCATCGCCGGCCTCGTCGCCGCGCTGGAGCGGCAGGCCGGCACGAGGGAGGCGAGCGTCGGCGTCGGCATGCCCGGCGCGGTCTCCCGCGCCACGGGCCTGATCAAGAACGCCAACTCGGTCTGGCTGAACGGCCGGCCGTTCGCGGAGGATCTCGCCGCCCGGCTCGGCCGCCCGGTGCGGGTCGAGAATGACGCCAACTGCCTCGCCGTCTCGGAGGCGGTGGACGGGGCCGGTGCAGGTGAGACCCTTGTCTGGGCGATCATCCTCGGCACCGGCGTCGGCTCCGGGATCGCCCTGCGGGGGCAGGCACTGACAGGCCGCAACGCCATCGCCGGGGAATGGGGCCACAATCCCCTCCCCTCGACCCGCGACGACGAGCGCCCCGGCCCCGCCTGCTATTGCGGCCGCCACGGCTGCATCGAGACCTGGCTCTCGGGACCCGGCCTCGCCGCCGATTTCCTCCGATGCACCGGCGAAGCAGCCTCCGGCGAGGCGATCGTCGCCCTGTCGCGAGCCGGGGATGCGGCGGCGACCGCGGCGATGGCGCGCCATCGCGACCGGCTCGGGCGCGGCATCGCCCACGTGGTCAACATCCTCGATCCCGACGTGATCGTGCTCGGCGGCGGCCTCTCCCGGGTCGAAGGACTCGCCGCATCTTTGCCGGAGGCCATCGCGCCGCACGTCTTCTCCGACGCCTTCGACACGCCGGTGCGGGCGAGCCGGCACGGCGACGCGTCGGGCGTGCGCGGTGCGGCTTGGCTCTGGGGAACGACATGA
- a CDS encoding dicarboxylate/amino acid:cation symporter, with product MAHSATHEAGAPGAHVPWYRVLYIQVLIAIVLGVLLGWYAPEWGKSLKWLGDAFIALIKMLIAPIIFCTIVHGIASIGDLKKVGRVGLKALIYFEVVSSLALLVGIIVGEIVQPGAGFGADVSKLDAKAVEGYANKAAADSTIAHIMAIIPKSFFDAFATGDLLQVLLIAVLTGVVLTGMGEKGAGITRGIDAAGQLFFRIIGLVVKLAPIGAFGAMAFTVGQYGIGKVIDLAWLVGTFYTTSLVFIFVVLGGIAAFAGFSIVRFLAYIKDELLIVLGTSSSETVLPHMMTKMKRLGASDSVVGLVIPTGYSFNLDGTNIYMTLTTLFLAQAVGADLTVGQYATIFLVAMLTSKGASGVTGAGFITLAATLAAIPGNPVPVAAMTLVLGVDKFMSECRALTNLIGNGVATIVVSRWEGELDKNKLAEVMAHPVSIGTEISDEAPEGPGEDAPPTAPKAVAAQ from the coding sequence ATGGCCCATTCCGCTACGCATGAGGCGGGCGCCCCCGGCGCGCACGTGCCCTGGTACCGGGTGCTCTACATCCAGGTGCTGATCGCCATCGTGCTGGGCGTGCTGCTCGGCTGGTACGCGCCGGAATGGGGCAAGTCGCTCAAGTGGCTCGGCGACGCCTTCATCGCGCTGATCAAGATGCTGATCGCGCCGATCATCTTCTGCACCATCGTCCACGGCATCGCCTCGATCGGCGACCTGAAGAAGGTCGGCCGCGTCGGCCTCAAGGCTTTGATCTATTTCGAGGTGGTCTCCTCCCTGGCGCTCCTCGTCGGCATCATCGTCGGCGAAATCGTTCAGCCCGGTGCCGGCTTCGGCGCCGACGTGTCGAAGCTCGATGCCAAGGCGGTCGAGGGCTACGCCAACAAGGCGGCGGCGGATTCGACGATCGCCCACATCATGGCGATCATCCCGAAGAGCTTCTTCGACGCCTTCGCCACCGGCGATCTGTTGCAGGTGCTCCTGATCGCGGTGCTCACCGGCGTCGTGCTCACCGGCATGGGCGAGAAGGGCGCCGGCATCACCCGCGGCATCGACGCGGCGGGCCAGCTGTTCTTCCGCATCATCGGCCTCGTGGTGAAGCTCGCCCCCATCGGCGCCTTCGGCGCCATGGCCTTCACGGTCGGCCAGTACGGCATCGGCAAGGTGATCGACCTCGCTTGGCTGGTGGGCACGTTCTACACCACCTCGCTGGTGTTCATCTTCGTCGTGCTCGGCGGCATCGCGGCCTTTGCCGGCTTCTCGATCGTCCGGTTCCTGGCCTACATCAAGGACGAACTGCTGATCGTGCTCGGCACCTCGTCCTCCGAGACCGTGCTGCCGCACATGATGACCAAGATGAAGCGTCTCGGCGCCTCGGACTCGGTCGTCGGTCTCGTGATCCCGACGGGCTACTCGTTCAACCTCGACGGCACCAACATCTACATGACGCTCACGACCCTGTTCCTGGCGCAGGCGGTGGGCGCCGACCTCACGGTCGGGCAGTACGCGACGATCTTCCTCGTCGCCATGCTGACCTCGAAGGGCGCCTCGGGCGTGACCGGCGCGGGCTTCATCACGCTGGCGGCGACGCTGGCGGCCATTCCGGGCAACCCGGTGCCGGTGGCGGCGATGACCCTGGTGCTCGGCGTCGACAAGTTCATGTCGGAATGCCGCGCGCTCACCAACCTCATCGGCAACGGCGTGGCTACCATCGTCGTCTCCCGCTGGGAGGGCGAGCTCGACAAGAACAAGCTCGCCGAGGTGATGGCGCATCCGGTCTCGATTGGTACCGAGATCTCGGACGAGGCCCCCGAGGGCCCCGGCGAGGATGCGCCCCCCACCGCTCCGAAGGCCGTGGCGGCGCAGTAA